A single window of Colletotrichum higginsianum IMI 349063 chromosome 8, whole genome shotgun sequence DNA harbors:
- a CDS encoding ATP synthase subunits region orf 7: MDMGIDDNFRVGANIYGGIPDPGYYSVMLGTWGKTYLNAAICNVLCFDAKDEKVQTGSALWDSNSDGNERPVRQTFKRPFTKTPDVVVFITSFDSNNDRFVRIDVAASEIDKNGFTVNMRTWDG, encoded by the coding sequence ATGGACATGGGTATTGACGACAACTTCCGTGTTGGTGCTAATATCTATGGTGGCATCCCAGACCCTGGGTATTACAGCGTCATGCTGGGAACATGGGGCAAAACATATCTTAATGCTGCCATATGCAATGTGCTTTGCTTCGATGCAAAAGACGAAAAGGTTCAGACTGGGAGCGCTCTTTGGGACAGTAATTCCGACGGAAACGAGCGCCCAGTCCGCCAAACCTTCAAGAGGCCGTTCACTAAGACACCGGACGTTGTTGTCTTCATCACCTCGTTTGACTCCAACAATGACAGATTCGTCCGCATCGATGTTGCGGCTTCGGAAATTGACAAAAACGGTTTCACGGTGAATATGAGGACGTGGGATGGTTAG
- a CDS encoding Short-chain dehydrogenase, which translates to MSVRCSTLSPHKPTLTEENLSDQAGKVFLITGASGGIGKELVKILYQRNAKIWLAARSYSKTQAVIDEIKTAHPSSTGEMVFLKLQLDDLSTIKASAQEFLSRETRLDVLWNNANVMVPPQGSTTVQGYELQLGINNLGHQLFTQLLTPLLKMTSQVAPRDSVRVIWVSSSAADGAPRPAIDFSNMDYHIEEGIWSKYSRSKAGNVIQASEYARRIGGSGIISLSLNPGNFVTNLQQNMPKMQLAMFKLISHPPKNGAYTQLFAGLDRSVTSEDNGGWVSPFGKKEEPRKDLIDPDLGGKYWEWCAAQVKPFS; encoded by the exons ATGAGCGTCCGCTGCAGCACCCTTAGCCCCCATAAGCCCACTCTCACAGAAGAGAACCTATCAGATCAGGCGGGAAAG GTCTTCCTCATTACCGGTGCCTCTGGCGGCATAGGCAAAGAGCTGGTCAAGATTCTCTACCAGAGAAATGCCAAGATATGGCTGGCTGCTCGCAGCTATTCCAAAACCCAGGCTGTCATTGATGAGATCAAGACTGCGCACCCAAGTTCCACTGGAGAGATGGTCTTCTTGAAGCTCCAGCTCGACGATTTATCTACCATCAAGGCATCAGCACAGGAGTTTCTTTCTCGAGAGACCCGGCTTGATGTGCTCTGGAACAACGCCAATGTCATGGTTCCACCTCAAGGGTCTACGACTGTGCAAGGATACGAGCTGCAGCTCGGCATCAACAACCTCGGTCACCAACTCTTCACGCAGCTGTTAACCCCTCTCTTGAAGATGACATCGCAGGTTGCGCCTCGTGACTCGGTTAGAGTCATATGGGTGTCTTCAAGTGCAGCTGATGGTGCGCCGCGTCCAGCCATTGACTTTTCCAACATGGACTATCACATCGAGGAGGGTATTTGGTCCAAATACTCTAGAAGCAAAGCTGGAAACGTGATCCAGGCGTCTGAGTATGCTCGTAGAATTGGGGGAAGCGGTATTATCAGCTTG TCGCTCAACCCCGGCAACTTTGTTACCAACCTGCAGCAGAATATGCCCAAGATGCAATTGGCCATGTTT AAACTCATATCACATCCACCCAAGAATGGTGCGTACACACAGCTGTTTGCTGGGTTGGATCGGTCTGTCACTTCGGAGGACAACGGTGGCTGGG TGTCACCATTcgggaagaaggaagagcCCCGAAAAGACCTCATCGACCCTGATTTGGGCGGGAAGTATTGGGAATGGTGCGCAGCCCAAGTCAAGCCATTTTCATGA
- a CDS encoding Calcium-transporting ATPase — translation MASLAPPQLRVDTRNQRGNDNDDAITPSPISTHSNPFLTPAISAATSAAPSMHSTAVTEDADSALRPDPGTEADFIVPNNPFAFSPGHLNKLLNPKSLSAFQALGGLHGIEKGLQTDIKSGLSLDEVAVRGNVSFEEATGHKEPVFATSGAQPSATTHNASGDGFTDRTRVYGRNVLPAKKATPLWKLMWTAYNDKVIILLTVAAVISLALGLYETLGVEHDPEEGQPVDWVEGVAIVVAILIVTLVGSLNDWQKERAFVKLNAKKEDREVKVIRSGKSFMINVAEILVGDVIHLEPGDLVPVDGIFISGHDLKCDESSATGESDALKKTGGDAVFNALQSGNAPKDIDPFIISGAKVLEGVGTFVCTSVGTNSSFGKIMMSVRTEMEATPLQKKLEGLAMAIAKLGSSAALFLFVVLLIRFLADLPNNNGTGAEKASTFMDILIVAITIIVVAVPEGLPLAVTLALAFATTRLLKENNLVRILRACETMGNATTICSDKTGTLTTNKMTVVAGTFGSASFSKSVDGEKVTSAVEFAQSLPEATKKLLVQSVAINSTAFEGEEDGQATFIGSKTETALLEFAKDHLGMQGLAETRSNEEVVQMMPFDSGKKCMAAVIKLSGNGGYRLVVKGASEILLGYCTQKLNITDLSTSALEESDRLFLEGTIDTYAKQSLRTIALIYQDYPQWPPHGVNANIEGHVDLGDILHDLVFAGVVGIQDPVRPGVPEAVRKAQHAGVVVRMVTGDNAVTAQAIATECGIFTEGGLIMEGPVFRKLSIEQMNETLPRLQVLARSSPEDKRVLVTRLKALGETVAVTGDGTNDAPALKAADVGFSMGISGTEVAKEASSIVLMDDNFASIVTALKWGRAVNDAVQKFLQFQITVNITAVLLAFITAVSSPTMESVLTAVQLLWVNLIMDTFAALALATDPPTEKILDRLPQGKKAPLITINMWKMIIGQAIFQLTATLILHFAGNTIFGYDSHNEDQQLELDSMIFNTFVWMQIFNEFNNRRLDNKFNIFEGVHRNYFFIVINCIMVGAQVAIIYVGGKAFRITPGGISGEHWAVSVVLASLSIPMAILIRLFPDPWFEKIAKTVGRPVVVVYRASGKFFSRVGAVFRRKKTTDAEDASDEEARVSSGSEDSKIAAPAIVISTQPEETNTAVAKDDEKRQI, via the exons ATGGCGTCTCTCGCCCCTCCTCAGTTGCGCGTCGACACCCGTAATCAACGCGGTAatgacaacgacgacgcgaTAACTCCCTCTCCCATTTCGACACACTCAAATCCGTTTCTCACGCCGGCCATCAGCGCAGCAACAAGCGCCGCACCGAGTATGCATTCCACCGCTGTCACCGAGGACGCAGACAGCGCTCTGAGGCCCGACCCGGGCACGGAAGCCGACTTCATCGTCCCAAACAACCCTTTTGCTTTTAGCCCTGGGCACCTCAACAAACTTTTAAACCCGAAATCTTTGTCCGCCTTCCAggcgctcggcggcctccatGGAATCGAAAAGGGCCTGCAGACAGACATCAAGTCCGGTCTGTCCCTGGATGAGGTGGCTGTCCGTGGCAACGTCAGCTTCGAAGAGGCCACCGGTCACAAGGAGCCCGTCTTCGCCACGTCGGGTGCACAGCCTTCAGCCACCACACACAACGCCAGCGGCGATGGTTTCACCGACCGCACCCGAGTGTATGGCAGAAACGTGCTTCCCGCCAAAAAGGCTACCCCCTTGTGGAAGCTGATGTGGACCGCCTACAACGACAAAGTTATCATTTTGTTGACGGTTGCCGCCGTCATCTCATTAGCGCTTGGTCTGTACGAGACCCTTGGCGTCGAGCATGACCCCGAAGAAGGCCAGCCGGTCGACTGGGTCGAGGGCGTTGCCATTGTCGTTGCCATTTTGATCGTTACGCTGGTTGGATCCCTCAACGACTGGCAAAAGGAACGCGCCTTTGTCAAGCTCAATGCCAAGAAGGAAGACCGCGAGGTCAAGGTTATCCGGTCTGGCAAGTCTTTCATGAtcaacgtcgccgagatCTTGGTTGGCGACGTCATCCACCTCGAGCCCGGTGACCTGGTCCCAGTCGACGGCATTTTTATTAGCGGTCATGACCTGAAATGCGACGAGTCCTCGGCCACGGGTGAGTCTGACGCTCTCAAGAAGActggcggcgacgccgtcttcaacgCCCTCCAGTCCGGCAACGCTCCCAAGGACATCGACCCTTTCATCATCTCGGGAgccaaggtcctcgagggTGTCGGCACCTTCGTCTGCACCTCGGTCGGCACCAACTCCAGCTTCGGCAAGATCATGATGTCGGTTCGCACCGAGATGGAGGCCACGCCTCTgcagaagaagctcgagggcctggccatggccatcgccaagctcgGAAGCAGCGctgccctcttcctcttcgtcgtcctcctcatccgcTTCCTCGCCGATTTGCCCAACAACAACGGTACTGGCGCCGAGAAGGCTTCCACCTTTATGGACATTCTCATTGtggccatcaccatcattgtcgtcgccgtACCGGAGGGACTTCCGCTGGCTGTAACTCTTGCACTGGCTTTCGCCACGACTCGCCTCCTGAAGGAAAACAACCTGGTTCGCATTCTCCGAGCCTGCGAGACGATGGGTAACGCCACGACCATCTGCTCTGACAAGACCGGCACCTTGACCACGAACAAGATGACGGTTGTCGCCGGTACCTTCGGCTCCGCCAGCTTCAGCAAGtcggtcgacggcgagaaggtcaCCAGCGCCGTCGAGTTTGCTCAGTCGCTTCCCGAAGCCACCAAAAAGCTCCTCGTCCAGTCAGTCGCCATCAACTCAACCGCCTttgagggagaagaggacggCCAGGCTACCTTCATCGGTTCCAAGACGGAGACTGCCCTGCTTGAGTTCGCCAAGGACCACCTCGGCATGCAAGGATTGGCCGAGACCCGCTCCAACGAGGAGGTCGTGCAGATGATGCCCTTTGACTCCGGCAAGAAGTGcatggccgccgtcatcaagcTGTCCGGCAACGGTGGCTACCGTCTCGTCGTTAAGGGTGCCTCTGAGATTCTTCTCGGATACTGCACCCAGAAGCTCAACATCACCGACCTCAGCACCTCTGCCTTGGAAGAATCCGACCGCCTTTTCCTCGAGGGAACCATCGACACCTACGCCAAGCAGTCTCTTCGCACCATCGCCCTCATCTACCAAGACTACCCTCAATGGCCTCCCCACGGCGTCAACGCCAACATTGAGGGACACGTTGACCTCGGCGACATCCTTCACGACCTCGTCTTTGCCGGTGTCGTTGGTATCCAGGACCCGGTTCGCCCTGGAGTCCCCGAGGCGGTTCGTAAGGCCCAGCACGCCGGTGTCGTCGTCCGCATGGTTACTGGTGACAACGCCGTCACTGCTCAGGCTATCGCGACCGAGTGTGGTATCTTCACCGAGGGCGGACTCATCATGGAGGGCCCCGTCTTCCGCAAGCTCTCCATCGAGCAGATGAACGAGACCCTGCCCCGTCTTCAAGTCTTGGCTCGTTCCTCCCCCGAGGATAAGCGTGTCCTGGTCACCCGTCTCAAGGCTCTTGGTGAGACCGTTGCCGTGACTGGTGACGGTACCAACGACGCGCCCGCGCTCAAGGCTGCGGATGTGGGTTTCTCTATGGGTATCTCTGGTACTGAAGTCGCCAAGGAAGCTTCTTCTATTGTGCTGATGGATGATAACTTCGCCTCGATCGTCACGGCTTTGAAGTGGGGAAGAGCAGtcaacgacgccgtccaGAAGTTCCTTCAG TTCCAAATCACGGTCAACATCACcgctgtcctcctcgccttcatCACCGCCGTCTCTTCCCCCACGATGGAGTCCGTTCTCACTGCCGTCCAGCTGCTCTGGGTCAACCTCATCATGGAcaccttcgccgccctcgcgctGGCTACGGACCCTCCCACGGAGAAGATTCTCGACCGTCTGCCGCAGGGCAAGAAGGCGCCtctcatcaccatcaacatGTGGAAGATGATCATCGGACAGGCTATCTTCCAGTTGACAGCGACGCTCATTCTACACTTCGCCGGTAACACCATCTTTGGCTACGACTCGCACAACGAGGACCAACAACTGGAGCTTGACTCGATGATCTTTAACACATTCGTCTGGATGCAGATCTTCAACGAGTTCAACAACCGTCGCCTCGACAACAAGTTCAATATCTTTGAGGGCGTCCACCGCAACTacttcttcatcgtcatcaactGCATCATGGTCGGTGCCCAGGTCGCCATCATCTAtgtcggcggcaaggcctTCCGCATCACACCTGGCGGCATCAGCGGCGAGCACTGggccgtctccgtcgtcctAGCCTCCCTCTCGATCCCCATGGCCATCCTCATCCGCCTCTTCCCGGACCCCTGGTTTGAGAAGATCGCCAAGACCGTCGGCAgacccgtcgtcgtcgtgtaCCGCGCCTCGGGCAAGTTCTTCTCCcgggtcggcgccgtcttccgccGCAAGAAGACaaccgacgccgaggacgcgtccgacgaggaggcccgCGTGTCTTCCGGATCCGAGGACTCCAAGATCGCGGCgcccgccatcgtcatctcgACGCAACCCGAGGAGACCAACACGGCCGTTGCTAAGGACGATGAGAAGCGTCAAATCTGA
- a CDS encoding Quinate permease, with protein sequence MGFNLHADGTNDPKEVRNWRIHMIAIIASMSAIAMGYDTSVIGGTMALDSFRRDFDLADTDPTVRDTLQGNIVSTFQAGCFFGALLTFPLAEWMGRKKAIMMSALVFLAGGTLMTAAHGEIGMLIAGRAVAGLGIGATSLIVPVYISEISPPSIRGRLVGLFEIASQGGGMCGFWVNYAVDRTISDSLQAQWIVPLGLQLLPGVLLFFGIFICPESPRWLAKNDRWEDAKKVLVHIRTLPADHEYVNTEISDIRRQVEESSANRMTKMQMFKRLFEKGSRNRIGIGLLLMACQNLTGVNIITYYSPRIFETLGITGTSTKLFATGFYGIAKTLGMVIFTVWLAEKVGRRNGLIWGAFIGSLPMWYIGAYVFQADPAGQAAAGNVDRNAWGYIAMLCVYLYGLIYCATWQGITWLYCSEVFSLDIRMLCVAITTADQWLWSFIVSRTTPYMITSLGYGTYMFFGTLMILMGIWAFFFVPETKGLTLEDMDLLFMRSMHNTVWTALREKKSVKDVLAETSPAAAAHAPLSEKELGLAYVDTVEDKTVAREAEQKGV encoded by the exons ATGGGCTTCAATCTCCACGCCGACGGGACGAACGACCCCAAGGAGGTCCGCAATTGGCGCATCCACAtgatcgccatcatcgcctccATGAGTGCCATTGCCA TGGGTTATGACACCTCCGTCATTGGCGGCACCATGGCGCTCGACTCGTTTCGCCGCGACTTCGACCTGGCAGACACCGACCCGACGGTCCGTGACACTCTCCAGGGAAACATCGTCTCCACGTTCCAGGCGGGCTGCTTCTTCGGCGCCCTGCTCACGTTTCCCCTGGCGGAATGGATGGGCCGTAAGAAGGCCATCATGATGTCCGCCTTGGTCTTCCTGGCCGGCGGCACTCTCATGACCGCTGCCCACGGCGAGATCGGCATGTTGATCGCAGGGCGTGCCGTTGCTGGCCTGGGCATCGGCGCAACCTCGCTGATCGTTCCGGTCTACATCTCTGAAATAAGCCCTCCCTCGATTCGAGGCCGGCTTGTTGGCCTCTTTGAAATTGCCTCCCAAGGAGGTGGCATGTGCGGCTTCTGGGTGAACTATGCCGTCGACCGAACCATTTCCGACTCGCTCCAGGCACAGTGGATCGTCCCTCTTggcctgcagctgctgccCGGAGTCCTGCTCTTCTTTGGCATCTTCATCTGTCCCGAGTCGCCTCGCTGGCTGGCCAAGAACGACAGGTGGGAAGATGCCAAGAAGGTCCTGGTACACATCCGTACACTGCCCGCGGACCACGAGTACGTCAACACCGAGATATCGGATATCAGGCGCCAAGTGGAGGAGAGCAGTGCGAACCGCATGACAAAGATGCAGATGTTCAAGAGGCTGTTTGAGAAGGGCTCCCGCAACCGCATCGGCATTGGTCTGCTTCTCATGGCCTGCCAAAACCTG ACGGGCGTCAACATCATCACATATT ACTCGCCTCGTATTTTCGAGACCCTTGGCATCACAGGCACAAGCACCAAGCTTTTCGCCACGGGCTTTTACGGTATCGCCAAGACCCTCGGTATGGTCATCTTCACCGTCTGGCTCGCTGAGAAGGTCGGGCGCCGCAACGGTCTCATCTGGGGCGCCTTCATCGGGTCTCTCCCGATGTGGTACATCGGCGCGTACGTGTTCCAGGCCGACCCcgccggccaggccgccgccggcaatGTCGACCGCAACGCGTGGGGATACATCGCGATGCTGTGCGTGTATCTTTACGGCCTGATTTACTGCGCCACCTG GCAAGGAATCACATGGCTGTACTGCAGCGAGGTCTTTAGCTTGGACATCCGCATGCTGTGCGTGGCGATCACAACGGCAGACCAGTGGCTGTGGAGCTTCATCGTCTCGCGCACCACGCCTTACATGATTACGTCGCTGGGATACGGGACGTACATGTTCTTCGGGACCCTCATGATCCTGATGGGCATCtgggccttcttcttcgtacCGGAGACCAAAG GTCTCACCCTCGAGGATATGGATCTGCTCTTCATGCGCAGCATGCACAATACAGTATGGACCGCCCTGCGCGAGAAAAAGAGCGTCAAGGACGTCTTGGCGGAAACCTcgcccgcggccgcggcccaCGCGCCTTTATCGGAGAAGGAGCTTGGTCTGGCGTACGTGGACACGGTGGAGGACAAGACTGTGGCAAGGGAGGCGGAACAGAAGGGGGTCTGA